The Pseudomonas extremaustralis genome contains a region encoding:
- a CDS encoding DUF4381 domain-containing protein, producing the protein MSSLDQLQPLIAPPSIGFWPPAPGWWLLLLLIPLLGWGLWWLRRFLPARRPVARADQPLDPLRIAALAELALMPKPYDGAPAGAWLQQLNGLLKRLCRNDYPYSQSHTLNGRKWLAFLDNRCPAAGLTRWMVLVEGAYKPECKLDDKAIAGLTQAVDTWIRKHV; encoded by the coding sequence ATGAGCAGCCTCGACCAACTGCAACCGCTGATCGCCCCGCCCAGCATCGGCTTCTGGCCCCCCGCACCGGGCTGGTGGCTGTTGCTGCTGCTCATCCCGCTGCTCGGTTGGGGGCTGTGGTGGCTGCGGCGCTTCTTGCCGGCACGGCGCCCCGTGGCGCGTGCCGACCAGCCGCTGGACCCGCTGCGCATCGCCGCCCTCGCCGAGCTGGCCCTGATGCCCAAGCCCTATGACGGCGCGCCCGCCGGCGCCTGGCTGCAGCAACTCAACGGCCTGCTCAAGCGCCTGTGCCGCAACGACTACCCCTACAGCCAGAGCCACACCCTCAACGGCCGCAAATGGCTGGCCTTCCTGGACAACCGCTGCCCCGCCGCCGGTCTTACGCGCTGGATGGTGCTGGTCGAAGGCGCCTACAAACCCGAATGCAAACTCGACGACAAAGCCATCGCCGGTCTGACCCAAGCCGTCGACACCTGGATTCGCAAACATGTTTGA
- a CDS encoding S8 family peptidase, translating into MKRFSKVLAMGLWVAAASALSAPATADTDYSHLIVLIKDDGSRLRNFQDNVDPSSTFQHHVPNIKPLVPPAKARTLEDAQALHRHRLDRYYVIDTRLLTPAQAQALAAQLKQDPAIENVDFEPLVDGMHNDKADPVEESARSGIPDYTERQNYLFGRSAVAPYKIGGVNAVQAWKVPGGKGENMRVISSEIDHWSYDHADLPKPFLEVDAGAVTGYHDTASVGTIASRENAFGTTGIAPAAQLGYTQFGSDRLMQTAEHLSAGDVVQLGVHYKYATLPGAGCSADCYMPLEYNRTVRDIITYLTQEKGVHVVLAAANGNIDLDHPYFSGWFDRNRFDSGSIYAGAVEPKTGLRAWFSQYGSRVDLFSWGGSVTTTTWSASNPTSGYTHTYSGTSSANPIIAGVMASLQGVARAHGLGNLPPKELRRILVATGYPQSNGNRTQIGVQPDLDAAIKQMLADGVGQPPTGRLAVPEEAKSGETFSSHVYAESPSQKPLSYRWRATGFIPQEGTTPSMSFSAPSVPVDTPTSISVAVSDGTHTLDLTENITIKAAPLGDCATPWVANKVYAVAGERVSYSGYNYQVAHWTQNARPDLNFVETGSAKPWRRVGTCGGASELPVARITGPASVEAGKALLVSASTSTGQGLRFAWAANGFNPASSTQSSSSFVAPNTAGTRSITLTVTDERNRTATASHSVNVTAGTPANRPPTGNVTGNDTIESGKTVNFIANASDPDGDPMTYAWTLPDVLTADLRTARSISVTARPVSNDTRATISVAVSDGRGGVARLDKQFTVKPAPDSGNCGNIPAWSPTKVYSTYAESVSYNGKVYKQNFYSINKPPDLNSAAYGKEWQLGVPCP; encoded by the coding sequence ATGAAACGCTTCAGCAAAGTTCTGGCCATGGGTCTCTGGGTCGCCGCTGCGTCGGCGCTGTCGGCACCCGCGACGGCCGACACCGACTATTCACATTTGATCGTGCTGATCAAAGACGACGGTTCCCGGTTGCGAAATTTCCAGGACAATGTCGACCCATCCAGCACCTTCCAGCACCACGTACCCAATATCAAACCCTTGGTGCCCCCCGCCAAGGCGCGCACGCTGGAGGATGCCCAAGCCCTGCATCGGCACCGGCTGGACCGCTACTACGTCATCGATACCCGCCTCCTCACCCCCGCACAGGCCCAAGCGCTGGCGGCGCAGCTCAAGCAAGACCCGGCCATAGAGAACGTCGACTTCGAACCGCTGGTCGATGGCATGCACAACGACAAGGCCGATCCCGTCGAAGAAAGCGCACGCAGCGGTATCCCGGACTACACCGAACGCCAGAACTATCTGTTTGGCCGGTCAGCCGTGGCGCCCTACAAGATCGGCGGCGTCAATGCGGTGCAAGCCTGGAAAGTCCCCGGAGGCAAGGGCGAAAACATGCGGGTGATCTCGTCGGAAATCGACCATTGGTCCTACGACCACGCCGACTTGCCCAAACCCTTCCTGGAAGTCGACGCCGGGGCTGTCACCGGCTACCACGACACAGCCAGCGTCGGCACTATCGCCTCCAGGGAAAATGCCTTCGGCACCACCGGCATCGCCCCTGCGGCACAACTGGGCTATACCCAGTTCGGCTCGGACCGCCTGATGCAAACCGCCGAGCACCTGAGTGCCGGCGATGTCGTGCAACTGGGCGTGCACTATAAGTACGCCACGCTGCCGGGGGCCGGCTGCAGCGCCGATTGCTATATGCCGCTGGAGTACAACAGGACGGTGCGCGACATCATTACCTACCTGACCCAGGAAAAAGGCGTGCACGTGGTACTCGCTGCCGCGAACGGCAATATCGATCTGGATCACCCCTACTTCAGCGGTTGGTTCGACCGCAACCGCTTCGACTCCGGGAGCATTTATGCCGGGGCCGTCGAACCCAAGACCGGATTGAGAGCGTGGTTTTCCCAATATGGCAGCCGTGTGGACTTGTTCAGTTGGGGCGGTTCCGTCACCACGACCACCTGGAGTGCCAGCAACCCAACCAGCGGCTACACCCATACCTACAGCGGCACCTCGTCGGCCAACCCGATCATTGCCGGAGTGATGGCATCGCTCCAGGGCGTCGCACGGGCCCATGGGCTGGGCAACCTGCCGCCCAAGGAACTGCGTCGAATTCTGGTCGCCACGGGCTACCCGCAGAGCAACGGCAACCGCACCCAGATTGGCGTGCAGCCCGACCTGGACGCCGCCATCAAGCAAATGCTCGCCGACGGCGTCGGGCAACCGCCCACCGGGCGCCTGGCGGTCCCCGAGGAGGCGAAGTCGGGAGAGACGTTCAGCAGCCATGTCTACGCGGAGTCGCCCAGCCAAAAACCGCTGAGTTACCGCTGGAGGGCCACCGGTTTCATCCCGCAGGAAGGCACCACGCCGAGCATGTCGTTCAGCGCCCCGTCAGTGCCCGTCGACACGCCGACGTCGATTTCCGTGGCGGTTTCAGACGGCACCCACACCCTCGACCTGACCGAAAACATCACCATCAAAGCCGCTCCGCTGGGCGACTGCGCCACGCCCTGGGTGGCGAATAAGGTGTATGCCGTTGCGGGCGAACGCGTGTCCTACAGCGGTTACAACTACCAAGTGGCGCACTGGACCCAGAACGCCCGTCCTGACTTGAACTTCGTTGAAACCGGCTCCGCCAAACCCTGGCGCCGCGTGGGCACCTGCGGCGGCGCCAGTGAGCTTCCAGTCGCCCGGATCACCGGGCCAGCCAGCGTGGAAGCCGGCAAAGCCTTGCTGGTCTCGGCAAGCACCTCCACAGGTCAAGGCTTGCGCTTTGCCTGGGCGGCGAACGGTTTCAACCCGGCGTCATCGACGCAGTCGTCCAGCAGCTTCGTGGCGCCGAACACAGCCGGAACGCGCAGTATCACGTTGACCGTGACCGATGAACGCAACCGCACCGCGACCGCCAGCCACAGCGTGAATGTGACCGCCGGCACTCCCGCGAACCGGCCACCTACGGGCAACGTGACGGGCAACGACACCATCGAATCAGGCAAGACCGTGAACTTCATCGCCAACGCCAGCGACCCGGATGGCGACCCCATGACCTACGCCTGGACGCTTCCGGACGTCCTCACCGCCGACCTGCGCACCGCCCGCAGCATCAGCGTGACTGCCCGCCCTGTCAGCAACGACACCCGCGCGACGATCAGTGTCGCGGTGAGCGACGGGCGTGGTGGCGTGGCGCGGCTGGACAAACAGTTCACCGTCAAACCTGCGCCGGATTCAGGTAATTGCGGCAACATTCCGGCCTGGTCGCCCACCAAGGTCTATTCGACCTATGCAGAGTCGGTGTCGTACAACGGCAAGGTCTACAAACAGAACTTCTACAGCATCAACAAGCCACCGGACCTCAACTCTGCCGCTTACGGCAAGGAATGGCAGCTTGGGGTGCCTTGCCCGTAA
- a CDS encoding DUF58 domain-containing protein, whose amino-acid sequence MNASDGIRVTLSELIEMRHRVREVQLFSTPSQRSPLIGLHHSKLRGRGVDFDQVRVYQAGDDVRTIDWRVTARTQEPHTKLFHEERERPIFIMVEQSCRLFFGSGLMFKSVLAAQAASLIGWAALGHNDRVGGLVFGDNEHYEIKPRRSKQSLLQLLNRLVRVNQSLNTESRPETDALGMALRRGREVLRPGSLVIVICDERALTEGAEQQLSLLSRHCDLLLPISDPLDHALPAAGLLRFAQRGAQLELDTLNVDLRQAYKAQAEARSARWELLAQKLRILLMPLSTQSEMVEQLRDYLNPQRPVKKQ is encoded by the coding sequence ATGAACGCCAGCGATGGAATCCGCGTCACGCTCAGCGAACTGATTGAGATGCGCCACCGCGTGCGCGAAGTGCAGCTGTTTTCCACACCGAGCCAGCGTAGCCCGCTGATCGGCCTGCACCACTCCAAGCTGCGCGGGCGCGGGGTCGACTTCGACCAGGTGCGGGTGTACCAGGCGGGCGACGACGTGCGCACCATCGACTGGCGCGTCACCGCGCGCACCCAGGAACCGCACACCAAGCTGTTCCACGAAGAGCGCGAGCGGCCGATTTTCATCATGGTCGAACAAAGCTGCCGGCTGTTTTTCGGCTCGGGGCTGATGTTCAAGTCGGTGCTGGCGGCCCAGGCGGCGAGCCTGATCGGCTGGGCAGCGCTGGGCCATAACGACCGCGTCGGCGGGCTGGTGTTCGGCGATAACGAGCACTACGAAATCAAGCCGCGCCGCAGCAAACAAAGCCTGCTGCAACTGCTCAACCGCCTGGTGCGCGTCAACCAGAGCCTGAACACCGAAAGCCGCCCTGAAACCGACGCCCTGGGCATGGCCCTGCGCCGTGGCCGCGAAGTGCTACGCCCCGGCAGCCTGGTGATTGTGATCTGCGACGAACGCGCGCTGACCGAGGGCGCCGAACAACAGCTGAGCCTGCTCTCGCGCCATTGCGACCTGCTGCTGCCGATCTCCGACCCGCTGGACCACGCCCTGCCCGCCGCCGGGCTGCTGCGTTTCGCGCAAAGGGGCGCACAGTTGGAACTGGATACGCTGAACGTCGATCTGCGCCAGGCCTACAAGGCCCAGGCTGAAGCGCGCAGCGCCCGCTGGGAATTGCTCGCACAGAAGTTACGCATCTTGCTGATGCCCTTGAGTACCCAGAGCGAAATGGTCGAGCAACTGCGCGACTACCTCAACCCGCAACGCCCGGTTAAAAAGCAATGA
- a CDS encoding AAA family ATPase: MEHREALLALRTFLATQILGQEKLIDRLLIALLADGHMLVEGAPGLAKTKAIKELAEGIEAQFHRIQFTPDLLPADITGTEIYRPETGSFVFQQGPIFHNLVLADEINRAPAKVQSALLEAMAERQVSVGRSTYDLSPLFLVMATQNPIEQEGTYPLPEAQLDRFLMHVKIGFPDAAVERRILQQARGEALNGETKPERRVSQQAIFAARKEILGLYMADAVEEYLVQLVMATRTPAKFDPEMAEWIAYGASPRGSIALDRCARAHAWLAGRDFVSPEDIQAVLFDVLRHRIILSFEAEAAGIDQDRVVQRILDVVAVA; the protein is encoded by the coding sequence ATGGAACATCGTGAAGCGCTGCTCGCGCTGCGAACCTTTCTTGCTACGCAGATTCTCGGCCAGGAAAAACTCATCGATCGCCTCCTGATCGCCCTGCTCGCCGACGGCCATATGCTGGTCGAGGGCGCGCCGGGCCTGGCCAAGACCAAAGCGATCAAAGAGCTGGCCGAAGGCATCGAAGCGCAGTTCCATCGCATCCAGTTCACCCCCGACCTGTTGCCCGCCGACATCACCGGCACCGAGATCTATCGCCCGGAAACCGGCAGCTTCGTGTTCCAGCAAGGGCCGATCTTCCACAACCTGGTGCTGGCGGACGAGATCAACCGCGCGCCGGCCAAAGTGCAGTCGGCCCTGCTGGAAGCCATGGCCGAGCGCCAGGTCAGCGTCGGGCGCAGCACCTACGACCTGTCGCCGTTGTTCCTGGTGATGGCCACGCAAAACCCCATCGAGCAGGAAGGCACCTACCCGCTGCCCGAAGCCCAGCTCGACCGTTTCCTGATGCACGTCAAGATCGGCTTCCCGGATGCCGCCGTCGAACGCCGCATCCTGCAACAGGCCCGTGGCGAAGCGCTCAACGGCGAAACCAAGCCCGAGCGTCGCGTCAGCCAGCAAGCGATCTTCGCCGCGCGCAAGGAAATCCTCGGCCTGTACATGGCCGATGCGGTGGAGGAATACCTGGTGCAACTGGTCATGGCCACGCGCACCCCGGCCAAGTTCGACCCGGAAATGGCCGAGTGGATCGCCTATGGCGCCAGCCCGCGCGGCTCCATCGCCCTCGACCGCTGCGCCCGTGCCCATGCCTGGCTGGCCGGGCGCGACTTTGTCAGCCCGGAAGACATCCAGGCGGTGCTGTTCGACGTCTTGCGCCATCGCATCATTCTGTCGTTCGAGGCCGAAGCCGCCGGCATTGACCAGGACCGCGTGGTGCAGCGCATTCTCGACGTCGTTGCCGTCGCTTGA